The nucleotide window AAACGTCATTAGCATTTATTAAAGAATTCAATGTATCAAAAACGGCCAAAATAATTGATATTGGCGGAGGAGATAGTTTTTTTGTTGATCACTTGCTTGACTTGGGTTATCAGGACATTACAGTTTTAGACATATCAGAGACAGCACTTAGTAAAGCTAAGCAACGACTTGGCGAAAAGTCAAACCGTGTAAAATGGATAGTTGAAGATGCCAGTACATTTAAACCCACAGAACAATATGATTTTTGGCACGACAGGGCTGCTTTTCATTTTTTGACAGAGGATAATGAAATTGAAAGCTACATCGATACGGTTAAACAGAACATTAAACCAACAGGAATTTTGGTAATCGGGAGCTTTTCAGAACAAGGTCCGATAAAATGTAGTGGTATTGAAATCAAACAGTATTCTGAAAGTTCATTGGAAAGTCGCTTTAAGGAACATTTCAATAAAATAGAATGCTTTACCGTAGACCACAGAACACCTTTTAATACCAATCAGAACTTTGTGTTTTGCAGTTTTAGAAGAAAAAGATGAGTTGGAATAAAAATATCGATAAAAAAATGAAATGGCAGATCTTATCAAAGTTTCACCATTCATTTTAGTTTGTTGATGTAGTAGACAGACAGCTTCACAGTATCATTAGTCAAAAATAAAACAGATGAAAAATCTACATTTGATTGTCGTTTGTTAATAGTTGCGAAATTTAAAAAGTTTATTAATAATAAGTTTTTGTTTTTCAAGAATTTTTATTTTAAAAGTTTTTAGAATATTTAGTTAAACTTTGAAAAATATATTTATATTTGTAAAGTGAGATTAGTTAAGTTCTTTTTAATTATTTATTTCATGGTGCTTGCCGTAGTGCCTTGTAATGATATCCATGCGCAGTCTCCAAATAATTCTAAAGATTCTTACAGTACTATCAGCAATTCTGAAGATTCTCATTCTAAAGACAAAGGAGATATTTGTTCTCCATTATGTACTTGTAACTGTTGTCAGATAACAGTAGCTTCTTTTAAAAGTGAACCTCTTCCACTTCAAAAAAAGGTCACTGAATATTTTTCAAAAAAGATTCATTTTCAGAAAAATGACTTTGCGTATTTGGTATACGACCAAATTTGGCAACCCCCCAAGATTTAGTTTTTATTGATTCAATGAAAGGTGCGTGTCTTTCATCAATTTGTCATGGATACTT belongs to Chryseobacterium gleum and includes:
- a CDS encoding class I SAM-dependent methyltransferase: MSLSDRKNHWEKIYNTKALEEVSWYQPTPETSLAFIKEFNVSKTAKIIDIGGGDSFFVDHLLDLGYQDITVLDISETALSKAKQRLGEKSNRVKWIVEDASTFKPTEQYDFWHDRAAFHFLTEDNEIESYIDTVKQNIKPTGILVIGSFSEQGPIKCSGIEIKQYSESSLESRFKEHFNKIECFTVDHRTPFNTNQNFVFCSFRRKR
- a CDS encoding DUF6660 family protein — its product is MVLAVVPCNDIHAQSPNNSKDSYSTISNSEDSHSKDKGDICSPLCTCNCCQITVASFKSEPLPLQKKVTEYFSKKIHFQKNDFAYLVYDQIWQPPKI